A part of Eremothecium sinecaudum strain ATCC 58844 chromosome VII, complete sequence genomic DNA contains:
- a CDS encoding uncharacterized protein (Syntenic homolog of Ashbya gossypii AER281C; Syntenic homolog of Saccharomyces cerevisiae YMR265C) codes for MEKEHASLIKWSSCKEHLNLPRVKASQVKCLHVYDFDNTLFKSPAPNQNLLASDLIKELSNCQRFSNGGWWSEPRILSAAIEEWLTRKQAGEDVDNEFWNLDIVELTRLSIQDPETVSILLTGRREVFFADVIGKLLEHDVMAGELQFNAVFLKKEEFRTTLSYKTTCLTNLLNSYPNLKEISIYDDRPKQVKGFQIFLNEYVAAINNDLVYNLVHVPGEMRFLEPKREISIIADIIEEHNRDVDLLRRGSYRSRVSARPYFQMEKASVREVISYVGYTISIPSRKNIMEFVTQNLTHVFGSNDEERDQYTFCPAFIPAAKIHTLPSKVVLGQFVCGKRPSNDINEKTLVRYAEEFNELKRRVFVQFRLKRLGKYQNRVFYVDVEPIPLDRVVKTDAVKSLMFYLGQRIDSHIPMTRALYAISPESTEWEDIEQDVVIDTELQYNFKYHLSSFKKPQKRKYKSRII; via the coding sequence ATGGAGAAAGAGCACGCATCACTAATTAAGTGGAGCAGTTGTAAAGAACATCTCAATCTCCCTAGGGTTAAGGCATCGCAGGTTAAATGCCTTCATGTGTATGATTTTGACAATACACTTTTTAAATCACCGGCGCCTAATCAGAATCTTCTAGCAAGTGATTTAATTAAAGAGCTTTCTAACTGTCAGCGATTTAGTAATGGTGGTTGGTGGTCAGAACCGCGGATTTTGAGTGCGGCAATAGAAGAATGGTTAACACGGAAGCAGGCAGGTGAAGACGTTGATAATGAATTTTGGAATCTAGATATAGTTGAGTTAACCAGACTATCAATACAGGATCCTGAAACTGTTTCAATTTTGCTCACTGGTCGACGTGAAGTTTTTTTTGCGGATGTTATTGGGAAGTTATTGGAGCACGATGTAATGGCGGGTGAATTACAGTTCAATGCAGTGTTTTTAAAAAAGGAAGAGTTCAGAACTACTCTTAGCTACAAAACCACATGCTTAACGAATCTACTAAACTCATATCCGAATTTAAAGGAAATATCAATATATGATGATAGGCCTAAACAAGTGAAGGGGTTTCAAATATTTTTAAACGAGTACGTGGCTGCTATTAACAATGATTTGGTTTACAATCTGGTACACGTTCCAGGAGAGATGCGCTTTCTAGAGCCTAAGAGAGAGATTTCCATCATTGCAGATATAATAGAGGAGCACAATAGGGATGTAGATCTACTCCGACGTGGTAGTTACAGGAGTCGAGTTTCAGCTCGTCCCTATTTTCAGATGGAGAAGGCATCGGTACGTGAAGTGATATCATATGTTGGGTATACTATTTCCATACCAAGCAGGAAGAATATTATGGAGTTTGTTACCCAGAATCTTACTCACGTGTTTGGCTCAAACGATGAGGAACGGGACCAATATACGTTCTGTCCAGCCTTTATTCCCGCTGCTAAAATACATACATTACCTTCCAAGGTTGTCTTAGGTCAATTTGTTTGTGGGAAACGCCCGTCAAATGATATCAATGAAAAAACATTAGTGCGCTATGCAGAGGAATTTAATGAATTGAAACGAAGGGTTTTCGTTCAGTTCCGACTTAAGCGGCTTGGCAAATACCAAAATAGGGTTTTTTAtgttgacgtggaacctATTCCATTGGACAGGGTCGTAAAGACAGATGCGGTGAAATCTCTTATGTTTTACTTGGGTCAAAGAATTGATTCTCACATTCCCATGACACGGGCCCTTTATGCAATAAGCCCTGAATCCACTGAGT
- the PPA2 gene encoding inorganic diphosphatase PPA2 (Syntenic homolog of Ashbya gossypii AER283W; Syntenic homolog of Saccharomyces cerevisiae YMR267W (PPA2)), giving the protein MLYSSLRAVNSRYRLQFPCRAFSSIIKGSKYTTEYSNYLKLPNGKIGSYFHDVDLGLDLQTQTVNMVVEVPRWTNGKFEISKGRRFNPIKQDIKNGMVRFVHNIFPFKGYIHNYGAIPQTWENPEHESLHGLKGDNDPLDCCEIGSAIHSIGNVRRVKILGSLALIDDGELDWKIIVIDINDPMSKHMKNISDVKRYYPGILEATREWFRKYKIPSGKPENQFAFEGQYRDVAEAISVIEGCHSSWKQLISGEIKHDNIIATDRATFQVEIAPEQLPDADIPAELNKWHYV; this is encoded by the coding sequence ATGTTGTACTCTTCATTACGTGCTGTCAATAGCAGATATAGATTACAGTTTCCATGTAGAGCATTTTCGTCTATCATTAAAGGCTCTAAATATACTACAGAATATTCGAACTATCTAAAACTCCCAAACGGTAAAATTGGCTCATACTTCCACGATGTGGACTTGGGATTGGATTTACAAACTCAAACAGTAAATATGGTTGTAGAAGTTCCTCGATGGACTAATGGAAAGTTCGAAATATCGAAAGGTAGACGCTTCAATCCCATTAAGCAAGATATCAAGAACGGTATGGTCAGGTTTGTTCATAACATCTTCCCTTTTAAAGGCTATATACATAACTATGGTGCTATTCCTCAGACTTGGGAGAATCCTGAACATGAATCACTACATGGGTTGAAAGGAGATAATGATCCATTGGATTGCTGTGAGATTGGTTCTGCTATTCATTCCATTGGAAACGTTAGACGGGTCAAGATATTGGGTTCGTTAGCTTTGATTGACGATGGTGAGCTTGATTGGAAGATTATTGTGATTGATATAAATGACCCAATGAGCAAACATATGAAAAACATTTCTGACGTCAAACGCTATTATCCAGGTATCTTAGAGGCAACAAGAGAATGGTTTAGGAAGTATAAGATACCTAGTGGTAAACCAGAGAATCAATTTGCATTTGAAGGTCAATATAGAGATGTTGCTGAAGCGATAAGTGTTATAGAAGGTTGTCATTCATCTTGGAAGCAGTTGATATCAGGCGAAATTAAGCATGACAACATAATTGCCACCGATAGAGCAACTTTTCAAGTGGAAATAGCCCCGGAACAACTTCCAGATGCTGATATACCAGCAGAGTTAAATAAGTGGCACTATGTATAG
- the RSN1 gene encoding Rsn1p (Syntenic homolog of Ashbya gossypii AER282W; Syntenic homolog of Saccharomyces cerevisiae YMR266W (RSN1)), whose protein sequence is MSGEVPASIQAKEVSVQQFLSSLTANVTIFAIFTLSFIVLRQHFKRIYQPKASFNLINEEKVPEPLPNGLWRWLPALLKKSDEFVIQQAGLDGYFFLRFLYVIAVYSFVSTCWLLPLLLPLNALASDSGDGLHKLSFPSKPVDHGSKWTRNHHYAYVFAGWVYFWGFLFVIYRELMYFTSLRHAVLTSVRYAKKLSSRTVLFQYVPEQYLSEDEFSKLFDGVKRVWITRASRALAAKVKERDSLVMKLEAAETTYLKKAVKNASKRSIKKGEIISSDITDYVPVKNRPKHRTRFLIGKKVDTIEHTKEQIAKLNVEVKELQSNHMYAEAFCSVFVEFDSQFSAEVARSSVAYHVPFMMTSTTTGIEPSDVVWFNMRVRWWEHLIRRVLSLFLSIGLTICWIFPVIFVGTWSNIQYLTEKVEWLRFLNKLPESILGLLTSFTPTIALAVLMMLSPIVIRKIAIISGTQSLQQVELFTQTGFFTFQVIHVFLVTTLASFATSIIVRLIKDPSYAISILAEKLPSVPNFYLSYVLLQGLSVSGAVLLQLVPLLVYYFLGLFDNTARKKWNRFTDLIKPEWGTSFPLYTNLAVIVMSYAIVSPLILAICAVAFGLLYVAYLYNLTYVQQESPDCRGMHYPRALFQTITGLYIGQICMLGLYATGRHWGTITLQIICIAFTAFIHIHLNMAFDVFKRQLPLDTMKALDGKSETPSYKPRTVQTGKESIKELPKFPLRRYHPRNSTGPNEQETSIFSEITYEFQDQKCTDTKNGFFDVPLLADGTFSTIPHAPFWKRFFLPHIYCSFKAVRSKVPDIYNVPDPNEKLDDAANELAYCYPAVSAKCPVVWLPRDPYGFSAVEIAKLSDVVEASDSGAVMDENGKITCTSGSPDQHLNPDFY, encoded by the coding sequence ATGTCGGGTGAGGTGCCAGCTTCAATTCAAGCTAAAGAGGTCTCGGTTCAGCAATTCCTGTCTTCTCTTACAGCAAATGTAACAATATTTGCTATATTTACATTGTCGTTTATTGTTCTAAGACAACATTTTAAAAGGATTTATCAACCAAAGGCGTCGTTTAACTTAATAAATGAAGAGAAAGTTCCTGAGCCGCTGCCCAATGGTTTGTGGAGGTGGCTTCCAGCGCTTCTGAAAAAGTCTGATGAATTTGTTATACAGCAGGCAGGCCTTGATGGTTACTTTTTCCTAAGGTTTCTATACGTCATAGCTGTATATTCGTTTGTTTCTACATGCTGGTTGTTACCACTGCTGCTGCCATTGAATGCTTTAGCTTCAGATAGCGGCGATGGATTGCATAAATTGTCTTTTCCTAGTAAACCCGTGGATCATGGATCGAAATGGACTAGAAATCATCATTATGCTTACGTGTTTGCCGGATGGGTATATTTTTGGGGGTTCCTATTTGTTATCTACCGAGAATTGATGTATTTCACCTCATTGAGACACGCTGTATTGACATCTGTTAGATACGCCAAGAAATTGTCGTCAAGAACGGTTCTGTTTCAATACGTTCCAGAACAATATTTATCGGAAGATGAATTCTCGAAGCTATTTGACGGTGTCAAGCGTGTATGGATTACCAGAGCTTCACGAGCCCTTGCTGCCAAGGTTAAGGAGCGTGACAGCTTAGTGATGAAGCTCGAGGCTGCAGAGACCACATACTTAAAGAAAGCGGTCAAGAACGCTTCCAAAAGAAGTATTAAGAAGGGTGAGATCATTTCCAGTGATATTACGGATTACGTGCCTGTAAAGAATAGGCCTAAGCATAGAACCCGCTTTCTGATTGGTAAAAAAGTAGACACTATTGAACATACTAAGGAACAAATAGCTAAGTTGAATGTTGAAGTAAAAGAATTGCAGTCTAACCACATGTACGCGGAAGCTTTTTGTTCTGTTTTCGTGGAATTCGACTCACAGTTCTCCGCGGAAGTTGCCCGGAGCAGTGTTGCGTATCATGTTCCTTTCATGATGACTTCAACTACCACTGGTATCGAACCCTCAGATGTAGTTTGGTTTAATATGCGAGTAAGATGGTGGGAGCATTTAATTCGTCGTGTACTCTCTTTATTCCTAAGTATTGGATTGACGATCTGTTGGATATTCCCAGTTATATTTGTCGGTACATGGTCTAATATTCAATATCTGACTGAGAAGGTGGAATGGTTGAGATTCCTCAATAAATTACCAGAATCGATTTTAGGTCTCTTGACTTCTTTTACCCCTACTATTGCATTAGCAGTTTTGATGATGTTGTCGCCAATAGTAATCAGGAAAATCGCAATTATATCTGGTACTCAATCTCTTCAGCAAGTAGAATTATTTACACAGACAGGGTTTTTCACTTTTCAAGTTATACATGTGTTTTTGGTAACTACTTTAGCATCTTTCGCAACTTCAATCATAGTTAGATTGATTAAAGATCCAAGTTATGCTATTTCTATATTAGCGGAGAAATTACCTAGTGTCCCAAATTTCTACTTGTCATATGTTCTTCTACAGGGTCTCTCAGTGTCTGGTGCAGTGCTTCTTCAGCTTGTTCCGTTACTAGTATATTATTTCTTGGGACTTTTTGACAATACTGCCCGGAAAAAGTGGAACCGCTTCACTGACCTCATTAAACCGGAGTGGGGTACATCTTTCCCATTGTATACTAACTTGGCCGTTATTGTTATGTCATATGCCATTGTTTCTCCCCTCATTTTGGCCATTTGTGCCGTTGCATTTGGTTTGCTGTACGTTGCATACTTGTACAATTTGACCTATGTTCAGCAAGAATCTCCTGATTGTCGCGGTATGCACTATCCTAGAGCTTTATTTCAGACAATCACTGGATTATACATTGGGCAAATCTGTATGCTTGGTTTGTATGCTACAGGTCGTCATTGGGGTACTATTACACTGCAAATTATTTGTATTGCATTTACAGCGTTCATCCATATCCACTTAAATATGGCATTCGACGTATTCAAACGGCAATTGCCTTTAGATACCATGAAAGCTCTTGATGGAAAATCGGAAACTCCATCTTATAAACCTCGCACTGTACAGACCGGCAAGGAGAGTATTAAAGAATTGCCTAAATTCCCCCTTAGACGTTATCACCCTCGTAACAGTACTGGACCTAACGAACAGGAAACTTCTATATTCAGTGAGATCACATATGAGTTTCAAGATCAAAAATGTACAGACACGAAAAATGGCTTCTTTGACGTTCCTTTACTTGCTGATGGAACGTTTTCAACGATCCCACATGCTCCATTTTGGAAACGGTTCTTCCTTCCACACATCTACTGTTCTTTCAAAGCTGTGAGGTCTAAAGTCCCTGACATTTATAACGTACCTGACCCTAATGAAAAGCTTGATGATGCCGCAAATGAACTAGCATATTGCTATCCTGCAGTTTCAGCAAAATGTCCTGTTGTATGGCTTCCCCGCGATCCATACGGCTTTAGTGCAGTTGAAATAGCCAAGCTTTCAGATGTGGTGGAAGCAAGCGATTCTGGTGCTGTAATGGACGAAAATGGTAAGATAACCTGTACTTCAGGGTCTCCAGATCAACATCTCAACCCAGATTTTTATTGA